From Pseudomonas sp. LS1212, the proteins below share one genomic window:
- a CDS encoding RsiV family protein: MSLLKLACVACLTLTLGACQSLFQPNMRAPLEVKRDAWEHTKPGCTTADCPLVNIDTLHFPDEPTLDGIVERRLLQMTGSSPDAPLPTSLKAYEDQFMRTADSRHSSYLQAKVREQHDGLVIIELSSYLDTGGAHGNPGRGFINYSRQQHKVLTLEDMLVPGQEGAFWQAAELAHKAWLASTKMDQDAEFVKTWPFQKTPNIALTYGAVVLKYNVYTIAPYSMGHTELKIPYPRLNGILKPELFPGRG, encoded by the coding sequence ATGTCGTTACTGAAACTTGCCTGTGTGGCTTGCCTCACGCTGACACTGGGCGCCTGCCAAAGCCTGTTCCAGCCCAATATGCGCGCACCGCTGGAGGTCAAGCGCGATGCCTGGGAACACACCAAGCCCGGCTGCACCACGGCAGACTGCCCGCTGGTGAACATCGACACCCTGCATTTTCCCGATGAGCCGACACTGGATGGGATCGTCGAGCGCCGCCTGCTGCAGATGACCGGCAGCTCGCCGGACGCTCCGCTGCCGACTTCACTCAAGGCCTATGAAGATCAGTTCATGCGTACCGCCGACAGCCGTCACAGCAGCTACCTGCAGGCCAAGGTACGTGAGCAGCATGACGGTCTGGTGATTATCGAGCTGTCCAGCTATCTGGATACCGGCGGCGCCCACGGCAACCCGGGGCGCGGCTTCATCAACTACTCGCGCCAGCAGCACAAGGTGCTGACCCTTGAGGACATGCTGGTTCCTGGCCAGGAAGGCGCCTTCTGGCAGGCTGCGGAACTGGCCCACAAGGCCTGGCTGGCCAGCACCAAGATGGACCAGGACGCGGAGTTCGTGAAAACCTGGCCCTTCCAGAAAACCCCGAACATCGCTCTGACCTACGGCGCGGTCGTTCTCAAGTACAACGTGTATACCATCGCGCCCTACTCCATGGGCCACACTGAACTGAAGATCCCTTACCCGCGCCTGAACGGCATTCTCAAGCCGGAACTCTTTCCTGGCCGCGGCTGA
- the thiC gene encoding phosphomethylpyrimidine synthase ThiC, with translation MSKQQKNIANLSESAQVDQQSVQPFTRSQKIYVQGSRPDIRVPMREISLDVTPTDFGGEVNAPVLVYDTSGPYTDPDVQIDVRKGLADVRSAWIDDRGDTERLAGLSSNFGQQRLNDPELTALRFAHVNSPRRAKAGANVSQMHYARQGIITAEMEYVAIRENMKLQEARAAGLLKQQHAGHSFGASIPKEITAEFVREEIARGRAIIPANINHVELEPMIIGRNFLVKINGNIGNSALGSSIEEEVAKLTWGIRWGSDTVMDLSTGKHIHETREWIIRNSPVPIGTVPIYQALEKVNGVAEDLTWELFRDTLIEQAEQGVDYFTIHAGVLLRYVPMTAKRVTGIVSRGGSIMAKWCLAHHKENFLYTHFDEICEIMKAYDVSFSLGDGLRPGSIADANDEAQFGELETLGELTKIAWKHDVQCMIEGPGHVPMQLIKENMDKQLECCDEAPFYTLGPLTTDIAPGYDHITSGIGAAMIGWFGCAMLCYVTPKEHLGLPNKDDVKTGIITYKIAAHAADLAKGHPGAQIRDNALSKARFEFRWEDQFNLGLDPDTARSYHDETLPKDSAKVAHFCSMCGPKFCSMKITQEVREYAANQRIEAVDVEVADGMREQAERFRQEGSQLYKKV, from the coding sequence ATGAGTAAACAACAAAAAAATATTGCCAATCTGAGTGAATCGGCCCAAGTCGATCAGCAGTCTGTGCAGCCCTTTACCCGTTCGCAAAAAATCTACGTCCAGGGCTCGCGCCCCGATATCCGCGTGCCCATGCGCGAAATCAGCCTCGACGTCACGCCGACCGATTTCGGTGGTGAAGTCAACGCGCCGGTGCTGGTCTACGATACTTCTGGTCCCTACACCGACCCTGATGTGCAGATCGATGTGCGCAAGGGCCTGGCCGATGTGCGTTCGGCCTGGATCGATGATCGCGGTGACACCGAACGCCTGGCCGGCCTGAGCTCGAATTTCGGCCAGCAGCGCCTGAACGACCCGGAACTGACCGCCTTGCGCTTCGCCCACGTCAACAGCCCGCGCCGGGCCAAGGCCGGTGCCAACGTCAGCCAGATGCACTATGCCCGCCAGGGCATCATCACCGCCGAGATGGAATACGTTGCCATCCGCGAGAACATGAAGCTGCAAGAGGCGCGTGCCGCAGGCCTGTTGAAGCAGCAGCATGCCGGCCACAGCTTTGGTGCCAGCATTCCGAAAGAAATCACCGCCGAGTTCGTCCGTGAGGAAATCGCCCGCGGTCGCGCGATCATTCCAGCCAACATCAACCACGTCGAGCTGGAGCCGATGATCATCGGCCGCAACTTCCTGGTGAAGATCAACGGCAACATCGGCAACAGTGCACTGGGCTCTTCGATCGAAGAAGAAGTGGCCAAGCTGACCTGGGGCATTCGCTGGGGTTCGGACACGGTCATGGACCTGTCTACCGGCAAGCACATCCACGAAACCCGTGAGTGGATCATCCGCAACTCGCCGGTGCCGATCGGCACCGTGCCGATTTACCAGGCGCTGGAGAAGGTCAATGGCGTCGCCGAAGACCTGACCTGGGAGCTGTTCCGCGACACCCTGATCGAGCAGGCCGAGCAAGGCGTGGACTACTTCACCATTCACGCCGGCGTGTTGCTGCGCTATGTGCCGATGACCGCCAAGCGCGTGACCGGGATCGTCAGCCGCGGTGGTTCGATCATGGCCAAGTGGTGCCTGGCGCACCACAAGGAAAACTTCCTGTACACGCACTTCGACGAGATCTGCGAAATCATGAAGGCCTACGACGTCAGCTTCTCGCTGGGTGATGGCCTGCGTCCGGGTTCGATCGCCGACGCCAACGACGAAGCGCAGTTCGGCGAGCTGGAAACCCTCGGCGAGCTGACCAAGATCGCCTGGAAGCACGACGTGCAGTGCATGATCGAAGGCCCCGGCCATGTGCCGATGCAGTTGATCAAGGAGAACATGGACAAGCAGCTGGAGTGCTGCGACGAGGCGCCGTTCTACACCCTCGGCCCGCTGACTACCGACATTGCACCGGGTTACGACCACATTACCTCGGGTATCGGTGCAGCGATGATCGGCTGGTTCGGTTGCGCCATGCTGTGCTACGTGACGCCCAAGGAACACCTGGGCCTGCCGAACAAGGATGACGTCAAGACCGGTATCATCACCTACAAGATCGCCGCCCATGCCGCCGACTTGGCCAAGGGTCACCCCGGCGCGCAGATTCGCGACAATGCCTTGAGCAAGGCGCGCTTCGAGTTCCGTTGGGAAGACCAGTTCAACCTCGGCCTGGACCCGGACACCGCGCGGTCCTACCACGATGAAACCCTGCCGAAGGACTCGGCCAAGGTCGCGCACTTCTGCTCCATGTGCGGGCCGAAGTTCTGCTCGATGAAAATCACCCAGGAAGTGCGTGAGTACGCGGCCAACCAGCGCATTGAAGCGGTGGATGTCGAGGTTGCGGATGGCATGCGCGAGCAGGCCGAGCGGTTCCGCCAGGAAGGTAGCCAGTTGTACAAGAAGGTTTGA
- the cytX gene encoding putative hydroxymethylpyrimidine transporter CytX — MSTPASTYSPGIAVPLTQRVFGARDLFSLWFSLGIGLMVLQTGALLAPGLGLSGSLLAIFLGTAVGVLLLASVGVIGSDTGLSSMAALKLSLGKHGAALPAVLNLLQLIGWGSFEIIVMRDAASLLGTRAFSEGSLWSNPLLWTLFFGALATLLAVSGPLTFVRQILRKWGIWLLLAACLWLTWNLFTKADLAALWAQAGDGSMSLAVGFDIAIAMPLSWLPLIADYSRFGRRAKNVFGGTAVGFFIGNFWLMSLGVAYTLAFAPSGEVNALLLALAGAGLGIPLLLILLDESENAFADIHSAAVSSSLLSHLKVEHLALAIGAVCTLIACLAPLAQYQNFLLLIGSVFAPLFGVVLVDHFILRRRSADGVVRALHGTALLAWLGGVSTYHLLANFYPDVGATLPALILAGLLQYFLGRAFSRGQERVPA, encoded by the coding sequence GTGAGCACACCCGCCAGCACATACTCCCCCGGCATTGCCGTACCTCTGACCCAGCGCGTCTTCGGCGCACGCGACCTGTTTTCCCTGTGGTTCTCCCTGGGCATTGGCCTGATGGTGCTGCAGACCGGTGCCTTGCTTGCGCCGGGCCTGGGTTTGTCGGGTTCGTTGCTGGCCATTTTTTTAGGTACGGCGGTAGGCGTTCTGCTGCTGGCCTCGGTCGGCGTCATCGGCAGCGATACCGGCCTGTCCTCCATGGCTGCGCTCAAGCTCAGCCTGGGCAAGCATGGTGCGGCCTTGCCGGCTGTCCTGAACCTGTTGCAACTGATCGGCTGGGGCTCGTTCGAAATCATCGTGATGCGCGATGCCGCCAGCCTGCTGGGCACGCGCGCGTTCAGCGAGGGTAGCCTGTGGTCCAATCCATTGCTCTGGACGCTGTTCTTCGGCGCCCTGGCGACCTTGTTGGCCGTCAGTGGCCCCTTGACCTTCGTGCGCCAGATCCTGCGCAAATGGGGTATCTGGCTGTTACTGGCAGCCTGCCTGTGGCTGACCTGGAATCTGTTCACCAAGGCCGACCTGGCTGCGCTGTGGGCGCAAGCGGGCGACGGTTCGATGTCGTTGGCCGTCGGCTTCGACATTGCTATCGCCATGCCGTTGTCCTGGCTTCCGTTGATTGCCGACTATTCGCGCTTCGGCCGCCGCGCCAAAAATGTCTTCGGTGGCACTGCCGTGGGTTTTTTCATTGGTAATTTCTGGCTGATGAGCCTGGGCGTAGCCTACACCCTGGCCTTTGCACCAAGTGGTGAGGTCAATGCCCTGCTGCTGGCACTGGCTGGCGCGGGTCTGGGTATTCCATTGTTGTTGATTCTGCTCGACGAATCGGAAAACGCTTTTGCCGACATTCACTCGGCGGCGGTTTCCAGCAGCCTGTTGTCGCACTTGAAGGTCGAGCACCTGGCCCTGGCCATTGGTGCCGTCTGCACGCTGATTGCCTGCCTGGCGCCGTTGGCGCAATACCAGAACTTCCTGCTGCTGATCGGTTCGGTATTTGCACCGCTGTTCGGCGTTGTACTGGTCGATCACTTCATCCTGCGTCGGCGCAGTGCCGACGGCGTGGTCCGGGCCTTGCACGGAACGGCCTTGCTGGCCTGGCTGGGCGGCGTCAGCACCTATCACCTGCTGGCGAACTTCTATCCGGATGTCGGTGCAACCCTGCCGGCGCTGATCCTGGCAGGGCTGCTGCAGTACTTTCTGGGGCGGGCTTTCAGCCGCGGCCAGGAAAGAGTTCCGGCTTGA
- a CDS encoding LysR family transcriptional regulator — MSEQWNLEQIRLFVDVAEQRSFSAVARKQHKAQSAISNAIALLEADLGVTLFERSSGRQPRLTEAGSVLLEEARELMRQCERLEGRALALMRGQEAQLRVAQDEAMPYQPVLDSLDELAERYPLVEVQLSSGAQGDVARKLVERRADLGLLFHHEQMPSALERQALGSVEMVTVCAVNHPLASQAYVSRQQLARHRQLLIAPQQSGYPGGEPISPQIWRADSFYVMAELLMRGLGWAWLPRHVVQYPAYQSQMVELASEWTPPALVVELVCRRDEPLGPAALWLAERFALHLRAIG, encoded by the coding sequence ATGAGCGAGCAGTGGAATCTGGAGCAGATCCGTTTATTCGTCGACGTGGCAGAGCAGCGCTCGTTTTCCGCCGTGGCGCGTAAACAGCACAAGGCCCAGTCGGCGATCAGCAACGCGATTGCTTTGCTGGAGGCTGACCTGGGGGTAACCCTGTTCGAGCGCAGCAGTGGGCGCCAGCCTCGCCTGACCGAGGCGGGCAGCGTCCTGCTTGAAGAAGCCAGGGAGCTGATGCGCCAATGCGAGCGTCTGGAGGGCCGCGCCCTGGCGCTGATGCGTGGCCAGGAAGCGCAGCTGCGGGTCGCCCAGGACGAAGCCATGCCGTATCAACCGGTGCTCGATAGCCTGGATGAACTGGCCGAGCGCTACCCGCTGGTCGAGGTCCAGCTTTCCAGCGGTGCGCAGGGTGATGTGGCGCGCAAGTTGGTCGAGCGCCGGGCTGACCTGGGCCTGCTGTTTCACCACGAGCAGATGCCGTCGGCGCTGGAGCGCCAGGCCCTGGGCAGCGTCGAGATGGTCACCGTGTGCGCGGTCAACCACCCCTTGGCATCGCAAGCCTATGTCAGTCGCCAGCAATTGGCGCGCCACCGCCAGCTGTTGATCGCTCCGCAGCAGAGCGGCTACCCCGGAGGGGAGCCGATCAGCCCGCAGATCTGGCGCGCCGACAGCTTCTACGTCATGGCCGAGTTGTTGATGCGAGGCCTGGGCTGGGCCTGGCTGCCTCGGCATGTGGTGCAATACCCGGCCTACCAGAGTCAGATGGTGGAGCTTGCCAGCGAATGGACGCCACCGGCCCTGGTGGTGGAACTGGTGTGTCGCCGCGACGAGCCCTTGGGGCCTGCCGCGCTCTGGCTGGCCGAGCGCTTTGCACTGCACTTGCGAGCCATTGGCTAG
- a CDS encoding NUDIX domain-containing protein, which translates to MTDTVNAVPTAVDITRRENCFQGFYQLDRVHLRHELFAGGMGKEISRELFVRHDAVCVLPYDPQRDEVVLIEQFRVGALGKADNPWLVELVAGLIDKDEQPEEVAHREAQEEAGLVFSALWPMTKYFPSPGGSDEYVHLYLGRCDSAGAGGLHGLEEEGEDIRVKVWAFEDALQAVRDGQIINAASIIALQWLALNRDEVRGLWS; encoded by the coding sequence ATGACAGACACTGTTAACGCTGTTCCTACAGCCGTCGATATCACCCGGCGCGAAAATTGTTTCCAGGGCTTTTACCAGCTCGATCGGGTTCATCTGCGCCATGAGCTGTTTGCTGGCGGCATGGGCAAGGAAATCAGTCGTGAACTGTTCGTGCGCCATGATGCGGTTTGTGTCCTGCCTTATGACCCGCAGCGCGATGAAGTGGTGCTGATCGAGCAGTTTCGGGTGGGGGCCTTGGGCAAGGCCGACAATCCCTGGCTGGTCGAGCTGGTCGCTGGTCTGATCGACAAGGATGAACAACCGGAAGAGGTTGCACACCGCGAGGCGCAGGAGGAAGCTGGACTTGTGTTCAGTGCATTGTGGCCGATGACCAAATATTTTCCGTCACCGGGCGGCAGCGACGAATATGTGCATCTGTATCTGGGGCGTTGCGACAGTGCTGGGGCGGGCGGTTTGCACGGTCTGGAGGAAGAGGGCGAAGACATTCGCGTGAAGGTCTGGGCATTCGAGGATGCCTTGCAGGCCGTACGCGATGGGCAAATCATCAATGCGGCGAGCATCATTGCCTTGCAATGGCTGGCGTTGAACCGCGATGAAGTCAGGGGGCTATGGTCGTGA
- the waaA gene encoding lipid IV(A) 3-deoxy-D-manno-octulosonic acid transferase, translating to MNRPLYTFLFHLGLPLVALRLYLRSRKAPAYARRIGERFALGLPVLQTGGIWVHAVSVGESIAAAPMIKALLVRYPDLPITVTCMTPTGSERIKAMFAGESRIQHCYLPYDLPWAASRFLDRTKPRLAVIMETELWPNHIHQCALRGIPVALANARLSERSARGYARFAGLTRPMLEEMSFIAVQTEAEAERFRSLGARPECVEVTGSIKFDLTIDPQLLQRAVDLREQWQASGRPVWIAASTHEGEDEVVLAAHRQLLASHPDALLILVPRHPERFNGVFDLCQQQGFTTVRRSSGQAVGAQDQVLLGDTMGELLFLYALADSAFVGGSLVANGGHNLLEPAALSKPVLSGPHLFNFLEIAALLREAGALQEVEDAASLAVAVQRLIELPRDAQRMGAAGLAVMRANQGALRRLLDGLGQLIDRA from the coding sequence ATGAACAGACCTCTCTATACCTTTTTGTTTCATCTCGGCCTGCCCTTGGTGGCATTGCGCCTTTACCTGCGCTCGCGCAAGGCGCCCGCTTATGCCCGACGTATCGGCGAACGCTTCGCCCTTGGCCTGCCTGTACTGCAGACGGGTGGCATCTGGGTGCATGCCGTATCGGTCGGTGAAAGCATTGCCGCCGCGCCGATGATCAAGGCCTTGCTCGTGCGTTATCCCGACTTGCCGATTACCGTCACCTGCATGACACCGACCGGTTCCGAGCGAATCAAGGCGATGTTTGCTGGAGAAAGCCGCATCCAGCACTGCTATTTGCCTTATGACTTGCCGTGGGCGGCTTCGCGCTTTCTTGATCGGACCAAGCCCAGGCTGGCGGTGATCATGGAAACCGAACTGTGGCCCAATCACATTCACCAATGTGCCCTGCGCGGCATACCGGTGGCCTTGGCCAATGCGCGCCTGTCCGAACGCTCGGCACGCGGTTATGCGCGGTTTGCCGGCCTGACCCGGCCGATGCTCGAGGAAATGAGCTTCATCGCCGTACAGACCGAAGCCGAGGCCGAGCGTTTTCGCAGTCTCGGTGCGCGTCCCGAGTGCGTTGAGGTGACTGGCTCGATCAAGTTCGACCTGACCATCGACCCACAGCTGCTGCAGCGTGCCGTTGACCTGCGCGAGCAATGGCAGGCCAGTGGTCGTCCGGTGTGGATCGCCGCCAGCACGCACGAGGGCGAAGATGAAGTGGTGTTGGCGGCACATCGGCAGTTGCTGGCCAGCCATCCGGATGCCTTGCTGATCCTGGTGCCGCGCCATCCCGAGCGTTTCAATGGTGTGTTCGACCTTTGCCAGCAACAAGGTTTCACCACCGTGCGCCGCTCCAGCGGCCAGGCGGTGGGTGCGCAGGATCAGGTTTTGCTCGGCGATACCATGGGCGAGTTGCTGTTTCTCTATGCACTGGCCGACAGCGCCTTCGTCGGTGGCAGCCTGGTCGCCAACGGCGGGCATAACCTGCTGGAGCCGGCAGCTTTGTCGAAGCCGGTTTTGAGCGGGCCGCACCTGTTTAATTTTCTGGAAATTGCCGCACTGTTGCGTGAGGCGGGGGCACTGCAGGAAGTCGAGGATGCGGCCAGCCTGGCCGTGGCGGTGCAGCGACTCATTGAACTGCCACGCGATGCCCAGAGGATGGGGGCGGCGGGGTTGGCGGTGATGCGCGCCAATCAAGGCGCCTTGCGACGCCTGCTGGATGGGTTGGGGCAGTTGATCGATCGGGCTTAA
- a CDS encoding multidrug efflux SMR transporter, translating to MTAYYYLAIAICAEVIATVSMKAVKGISTPLPLILVIAGYALAFWMLTLVVRSIPVGVAYAVWAGMGIVMVSVAALFIYGQKLDMPAMAGMALIVLGVVVIQLFSKTSGH from the coding sequence ATGACTGCCTACTACTACCTGGCCATTGCCATCTGCGCGGAAGTGATCGCCACCGTTTCCATGAAAGCCGTAAAAGGTATCAGCACGCCGCTGCCGCTGATTCTGGTGATCGCGGGCTACGCCCTGGCATTCTGGATGCTGACACTGGTGGTGCGCAGCATTCCGGTAGGGGTGGCTTATGCGGTCTGGGCCGGCATGGGCATTGTCATGGTCAGCGTGGCCGCGTTGTTCATCTACGGGCAGAAGCTCGATATGCCAGCAATGGCCGGCATGGCCCTGATCGTCCTCGGTGTGGTGGTGATCCAGCTGTTCTCGAAAACCTCCGGCCATTGA
- a CDS encoding FAD-binding oxidoreductase, giving the protein MPSVISTDVLIVGAGVAGLWLNARLRRLGYSTVLVESAGLGGGQSLKSQGIIHGGAKYALHGTLTGASEAIADMPRRWREALAGSGELDLSGVRLLSEAHYLWSPGTLAGNLTSFFASKAVRGRVDQVKGEQLPPALQDRAFKGKVYRLAELVIDVPSLIERLGELAGDSLLAGQRIEPLEENGTLVGLRVDGREIRAQRVVLSAGAGNAELLEALGLSEPAMQRRPLHMVLAKGPSLKPLYAHCLGGGPKPRVTVTTHPAADGQWVWYLGGDLAEAEGVAREPEAQIAAAKKEIANLLPWIDLSHVRWATLRVDRAEPAQSGLVRPDNAFLAEQQRLMVGWPTKLALAPDFADRVLAALERDGIKPGNQPALPQLPRPPVAQPVWEQLLP; this is encoded by the coding sequence ATGCCATCCGTTATTTCCACCGACGTTCTGATTGTCGGCGCAGGGGTTGCCGGCCTCTGGCTCAATGCCCGCCTGCGGCGGCTGGGCTATTCGACGGTCCTGGTGGAAAGTGCCGGCCTCGGCGGCGGGCAAAGTCTCAAGTCCCAGGGGATCATTCACGGCGGCGCCAAGTATGCGCTGCATGGCACCCTCACCGGCGCCTCCGAAGCGATCGCCGATATGCCCCGCCGCTGGCGCGAAGCCCTGGCGGGTAGCGGCGAGCTGGACCTTTCCGGGGTTCGCCTGCTTTCCGAAGCCCATTACCTGTGGTCGCCGGGCACGCTGGCCGGCAACCTGACCAGCTTTTTCGCCAGCAAAGCCGTGCGCGGCCGCGTCGACCAGGTCAAGGGCGAGCAGCTGCCACCGGCATTGCAAGACCGGGCGTTCAAGGGCAAGGTCTACCGCCTGGCCGAACTGGTGATCGATGTGCCAAGCCTGATCGAGCGCCTGGGCGAACTGGCGGGCGATAGCCTGCTTGCAGGGCAACGGATCGAGCCACTGGAAGAAAACGGCACGCTGGTCGGGTTGCGCGTGGACGGCCGTGAGATTCGCGCCCAGCGTGTCGTGCTCAGTGCGGGCGCTGGTAATGCCGAGCTGCTCGAGGCGCTCGGCCTGAGCGAGCCGGCCATGCAACGTCGCCCCCTGCACATGGTGCTGGCCAAGGGGCCGAGCCTCAAACCGCTCTATGCTCACTGTCTGGGCGGCGGGCCGAAGCCGCGCGTGACCGTTACCACTCATCCGGCCGCCGACGGTCAGTGGGTCTGGTATCTGGGCGGTGATCTGGCCGAGGCCGAGGGTGTCGCGCGCGAGCCAGAGGCGCAGATCGCTGCGGCCAAGAAAGAAATCGCCAATCTGCTGCCCTGGATCGATCTCAGCCACGTGCGTTGGGCGACCCTGCGCGTGGATCGCGCCGAACCCGCCCAGTCCGGGCTGGTTCGCCCCGACAATGCCTTCCTGGCTGAGCAGCAGCGATTGATGGTCGGCTGGCCGACCAAACTGGCCCTCGCCCCGGACTTTGCCGATCGGGTGCTGGCCGCCCTGGAGCGCGACGGGATCAAGCCCGGCAACCAGCCTGCCCTGCCGCAACTGCCCCGGCCGCCCGTGGCCCAGCCCGTCTGGGAGCAACTGCTGCCATGA
- a CDS encoding TolC family outer membrane protein: MLRKLSLALAVSCASNGLAWAAEAPLATKTDLVSVYQEAVNNNADLAAARYDYAAQKEVVPQARAGLLPNLSGGGDLQNTRTKLDEPSVTTNRSGTSWQATLAQPVFRADRWFQLQAAEAVNEQAALQLSATEQNLILQTSENYFAVLRAQDNLAATKAEEAAFKRQLDQSNERFDVGLSDKTDVLQSQASYDTARANRIVAQRRVDDAFEALITLTNRQYNSIQGVVHTLPVLAPTPNDAKTWVDTATQQNLNLLATNYAVSAAEETLRQRKAGHAPTVDAVAQYQKGDNDNLGFSNPTAGVRYGGDVEQTSIGLQLNIPIYSGGLTSSQVREAYQRLNQTEQQRESLRRQVVENTRDLHRAVNTDVEQVQARKQSIISNQSAVEATEIGYQVGTRNIVDVLDAQRQLYNSVRDYNNTRYDYILDNLRLKQAAGTLSPSDLEALTRYLKPDYNPDKDFLPPDLAKAAQEQLNARPNN, from the coding sequence ATGCTGCGCAAACTTTCACTGGCCCTTGCCGTGTCTTGTGCTTCCAACGGATTGGCCTGGGCAGCAGAAGCGCCCTTAGCGACCAAAACCGATCTGGTCAGCGTCTACCAGGAGGCCGTGAACAACAACGCCGACCTGGCCGCGGCCCGTTACGACTATGCCGCCCAAAAAGAAGTCGTGCCCCAGGCCCGCGCCGGGCTGCTGCCCAACCTTTCAGGCGGTGGCGACCTGCAAAACACCCGGACCAAACTCGACGAGCCTTCGGTGACCACGAACCGCAGCGGCACGTCCTGGCAAGCGACCCTGGCCCAGCCGGTGTTCCGTGCCGATCGCTGGTTCCAATTGCAAGCGGCTGAAGCCGTCAATGAGCAAGCCGCCCTGCAGCTCTCGGCAACCGAGCAGAACCTGATATTGCAGACATCCGAAAACTACTTTGCCGTGCTTCGTGCCCAGGACAACCTGGCTGCGACCAAGGCCGAAGAAGCCGCCTTCAAGCGACAACTGGACCAGTCCAACGAACGCTTCGACGTGGGCTTGTCCGACAAGACCGACGTACTGCAATCCCAGGCCAGCTACGACACCGCCCGAGCTAACCGGATCGTTGCCCAGCGCCGGGTCGACGATGCCTTCGAGGCCTTGATTACCCTGACCAACCGCCAATACAACTCGATTCAGGGCGTCGTCCATACCCTGCCGGTGCTGGCCCCGACGCCGAACGACGCCAAAACCTGGGTCGACACCGCCACCCAGCAAAACCTGAACCTGCTGGCCACCAACTACGCCGTCAGCGCAGCCGAAGAAACCCTGCGCCAGCGCAAGGCCGGCCATGCACCGACCGTCGATGCGGTGGCGCAGTACCAGAAAGGCGACAACGATAACCTGGGGTTCAGCAACCCGACCGCGGGCGTGCGCTACGGCGGCGATGTCGAGCAAACCAGCATCGGCCTGCAACTGAACATCCCGATCTATAGCGGCGGCTTGACCAGCTCACAGGTTCGCGAGGCCTACCAGCGCCTGAACCAGACCGAGCAGCAACGTGAAAGCCTGCGTCGCCAGGTGGTGGAGAACACCCGCGACCTGCACCGCGCCGTGAATACCGATGTGGAACAAGTGCAGGCCCGCAAGCAGTCGATCATTTCCAACCAGAGCGCCGTGGAAGCCACCGAGATCGGCTATCAGGTCGGTACCCGCAATATCGTCGACGTTCTCGATGCCCAGCGTCAGCTCTATAACTCGGTACGCGACTACAACAACACCCGCTACGACTACATCCTCGATAACCTGCGCCTCAAGCAGGCGGCCGGGACCTTGAGCCCTTCGGACCTGGAGGCCCTGACCCGCTACCTGAAACCGGATTACAACCCGGACAAGGACTTCCTGCCGCCGGACTTGGCCAAGGCAGCGCAAGAGCAGTTGAACGCCCGGCCCAACAATTAA
- a CDS encoding aldo/keto reductase — protein MTLPSLHDLHRPLGSTGLRVSPLGLGTVKLGRDQGVKYPNGFTIPDDQQARLLLDQARELGINLIDTAPAYGRSEERLGPLLRGQRQDWVIVSKVGEEFENGLSHFDFSAEHTRLSVERSLKRLETDFIDLVLVHSDGNDLSILNDSGVYATLAELKREGKIRGYGFSGKTVDGGLKALEQGDCAMVTYNLNEQNEKPVIDYAVAHGKGILVKKALASGHACLSPGVDPVRASFELLFGHPGVTSAIVGTINPLHLAHNVATAAAVIRKS, from the coding sequence ATGACCCTGCCAAGCCTGCACGATCTGCACCGCCCTCTGGGCAGCACCGGCCTGCGCGTTTCACCGCTGGGCCTGGGCACGGTCAAACTGGGCCGCGACCAGGGCGTCAAATACCCCAATGGCTTCACCATTCCCGATGACCAGCAGGCACGACTGCTGCTCGACCAGGCACGGGAACTGGGTATCAATCTGATCGATACCGCCCCGGCCTACGGCCGCAGCGAAGAACGTCTCGGCCCGCTGCTGCGCGGGCAGCGCCAGGACTGGGTCATTGTCAGCAAGGTCGGCGAGGAGTTCGAGAACGGTCTCTCGCATTTCGACTTCAGCGCAGAACACACGCGATTATCAGTGGAACGCAGCCTGAAACGCCTGGAAACCGACTTCATTGACCTGGTCCTGGTTCATTCCGACGGCAACGACCTGAGCATACTGAACGATTCGGGCGTCTATGCGACCCTCGCCGAACTCAAGCGTGAAGGCAAGATTCGCGGCTACGGCTTTTCCGGAAAAACCGTCGACGGCGGTCTCAAGGCACTCGAACAAGGCGATTGCGCCATGGTCACCTACAATCTCAACGAACAGAACGAAAAACCCGTAATCGACTACGCCGTCGCCCATGGCAAAGGCATCCTGGTCAAGAAAGCCCTGGCCAGCGGACATGCCTGCCTGAGCCCCGGGGTGGATCCGGTGCGAGCCAGTTTTGAGTTGCTGTTTGGCCATCCGGGGGTAACCAGTGCCATTGTCGGGACGATAAATCCCCTGCACCTTGCCCATAACGTGGCTACTGCCGCTGCAGTAATACGCAAGAGCTAG